A DNA window from Paenibacillus andongensis contains the following coding sequences:
- a CDS encoding pseudouridine synthase, whose amino-acid sequence MKQTQRLDKILAHVGIGTRSELKRLAKEGAIYVNGVKVKDSGMQVNPDTDIITVNGEPVLYREFVYLMMNKPQGVVSATEDNRDRTVVDLLDKVYAPFEVFPVGRLDKDTEGFLLLTNDGKLAHNLLSPRKHVPKTYFAKVEWEVNESDREAFSQGVTLDDGYETLPGILRILKTGNESENEPSEIELTIMEGKFHQVKRMFQAVGKKVVYLKRISMGPLALDPSLALGQVRELSKDELLALQSAN is encoded by the coding sequence ATGAAACAAACACAAAGGCTCGATAAAATACTCGCCCATGTGGGCATCGGCACACGCTCTGAACTCAAACGCCTTGCCAAAGAAGGCGCGATTTACGTCAACGGTGTGAAAGTCAAAGACAGCGGTATGCAGGTGAACCCCGATACAGATATCATCACTGTAAACGGTGAGCCTGTATTATACCGGGAGTTCGTTTACCTCATGATGAATAAACCGCAGGGGGTCGTATCTGCCACAGAAGACAATCGCGATCGCACGGTTGTGGATCTTTTGGATAAAGTATATGCGCCATTTGAGGTTTTCCCTGTTGGTCGCCTGGACAAGGATACAGAAGGCTTCCTATTGCTAACGAACGATGGGAAATTGGCCCATAATCTTCTTTCTCCACGCAAACATGTACCCAAAACCTACTTTGCAAAAGTGGAGTGGGAAGTAAACGAATCGGACCGTGAAGCCTTCTCCCAAGGTGTTACTTTGGACGACGGTTATGAAACACTTCCGGGTATTTTGAGAATATTGAAGACTGGCAATGAGTCTGAAAATGAGCCCTCGGAAATCGAGCTAACGATCATGGAGGGCAAATTCCATCAAGTGAAACGGATGTTTCAAGCCGTCGGCAAAAAAGTCGTATACCTGAAACGAATTTCGATGGGTCCACTTGCTTTAGATCCAAGTTTAGCATTGGGTCAAGTGAGAGAGTTGAGTAAAGATGAACTTCTTGCTTTGCAGAGTGCTAATTAA
- a CDS encoding RsmB/NOP family class I SAM-dependent RNA methyltransferase has product MTKQLPALFREKMMDLLGENEFEQFLESYDQPRTFGLRVNSVKVDKADFLAKSPFVLSAVPWASDGFYYEEGERPGKHPYYHAGLYYIQEPSAMAPVELLQVSPGERVLDLCAAPGGKSTQIAAKLQGEGVLVVNDIHSDRVKALVKNLELLGVRNAIVLNEKPERMLKVFQGYFDKILIDAPCSGEGMFRKEEEMMQQWERHSVQEFASMQRELLGQAAQMLAPGGMIVYSTCTFSPEENEAQIAEFLDKHPAFDVVPVEGFGSGRPDWLRAPWCEEEFSDRAKEAVAGTARLWPHRLRGEGHFVAVLRRDGAAVVEAVDSDVVSESVVGKRSGREALRKGRAETSTRAAVSLEPLEAFSGELLRSEPFAAARLVCYGEHAYASPAGLPELHGLKVVRPGWYIGALHRGRFEPSHALAMGLRMREAKRALSLASSDERALRYLKGETLEVAESEIIRDPEETKAAKGYCLVCIEDHPVGWGKWHDGMLKNEYPPGWRWT; this is encoded by the coding sequence ATGACGAAGCAGCTGCCTGCCCTTTTTAGAGAAAAGATGATGGATTTGTTGGGTGAAAATGAATTTGAGCAATTTCTGGAATCATATGACCAACCGAGAACGTTTGGTTTAAGAGTGAATTCAGTGAAGGTGGATAAGGCTGATTTTTTGGCGAAAAGTCCGTTTGTGCTGAGCGCGGTGCCTTGGGCTTCCGATGGCTTTTATTATGAAGAAGGTGAACGTCCTGGGAAACATCCGTATTATCATGCAGGGCTTTACTATATTCAAGAGCCAAGTGCGATGGCACCAGTTGAATTGCTGCAAGTGAGCCCAGGAGAGCGTGTTCTCGATTTATGTGCCGCACCTGGCGGGAAATCAACGCAAATAGCTGCTAAGCTTCAAGGCGAGGGAGTGCTCGTTGTTAACGACATTCATTCCGATCGTGTGAAGGCTTTAGTGAAAAACCTTGAGCTTTTGGGTGTGAGAAACGCTATCGTTTTGAATGAGAAGCCAGAGCGGATGTTAAAGGTCTTCCAAGGTTATTTTGATAAAATATTAATAGATGCGCCTTGTTCGGGTGAAGGGATGTTCCGTAAAGAAGAAGAGATGATGCAGCAATGGGAGCGTCATTCTGTTCAGGAATTCGCTAGTATGCAGAGAGAACTGCTTGGTCAGGCTGCCCAAATGCTAGCGCCCGGTGGAATGATTGTCTACTCGACCTGTACGTTTTCACCTGAGGAGAATGAAGCGCAGATCGCGGAGTTTTTGGACAAGCATCCGGCGTTTGATGTGGTTCCGGTAGAGGGTTTTGGCTCTGGACGGCCGGATTGGCTGCGTGCGCCTTGGTGTGAGGAGGAGTTTTCGGACCGCGCTAAGGAGGCTGTGGCTGGGACGGCAAGGCTTTGGCCGCATCGTTTGCGGGGCGAGGGGCACTTTGTTGCTGTTTTGCGGCGGGATGGGGCTGCCGTCGTAGAGGCTGTTGATTCCGACGTTGTGTCGGAATCGGTAGTGGGGAAGCGCAGCGGCCGTGAGGCGCTGCGGAAAGGGCGCGCGGAGACGTCGACTCGCGCGGCAGTGAGCTTGGAGCCGCTGGAGGCGTTCTCGGGCGAGCTGCTGCGCAGCGAGCCCTTCGCCGCCGCGCGGCTCGTATGTTACGGCGAGCACGCGTATGCGTCGCCGGCCGGTTTGCCCGAGCTGCACGGACTGAAAGTCGTGCGGCCGGGCTGGTACATCGGCGCGCTGCACCGCGGCCGATTCGAACCGTCCCATGCGCTAGCCATGGGACTGCGCATGCGCGAAGCCAAGCGAGCGCTGAGCTTGGCTTCGAGCGACGAGCGAGCCCTTCGGTACCTGAAGGGCGAGACGCTCGAAGTCGCGGAGAGCGAGATTATCCGCGACCCGGAAGAGACCAAGGCGGCCAAAGGCTACTGCCTGGTCTGCATTGAAGACCATCCCGTCGGCTGGGGCAAATGGCACGACGGGATGCTGAAGAACGAATACCCGCCCGGCTGGAGGTGGACCTAA